A window from Capricornis sumatraensis isolate serow.1 chromosome 5, serow.2, whole genome shotgun sequence encodes these proteins:
- the CPA1 gene encoding carboxypeptidase A1, whose protein sequence is MQGLLILSVLLGAALGKEDFVGHQVLRISAADEAEVQTVKELEDLEHLQLDFWRGPAQPGSPIDVRVPFPSLQAVKVFLEAHGIRYRIMIEDVQSLLDEEQEQMFASQSRARSTDSFNYATYHTLDEIYDFMDLLVAEHPQLVSKLQIGSSYEGRPIYVLKFSTGGSNRPAIWIDLGIHSREWITQATGVWFAKKFTEDYGQDPTFTAILDSMDIFLEIVTNPDGFVFTHSQNRLWRKTRSVTSSLCVGVDANRNWDAGFGKAGASSNPCSETYHGKYANSEVEVKSIVDFVKDHGNFKAFLSIHSYSQLLLYPYGYTTQSVSDKNELNQVAKSAVEALSSLYGTSYKYGSIITTIYQASGGSIDWSYNQGIKYSFTFELRDTGRYGFLLPASQIIPTAQETWLGLLTIMEHTLNNPY, encoded by the exons atgcaggggcTGCTGATTTTGAGTGTGCTGCTGGGGGCTGCCCTCGGCAAAGAGGACTTTGTGGG GCACCAGGTGCTCCGAATCTCTGCCGCCGATGAGGCCGAGGTGCAGACGGTGAAGGAACTGGAGGACCTGGAGCACCTGCAG TTGGACTTCTGGAGGGGCCCTGcccagccaggctcccccatcgacGTCCGAGTGcccttccccagcctccaggcTGTTAAAGTCTTCCTGGAAGCCCATGGCATCAGATACAGGATCATGATCGAGGACGTGCAGTCGCTGCTAGATGAGGAGCAGGAGCAGATGTTCGCCTCCCAGAGCCGGGCCCGCAGCACCGACTCATTTAACTACGCCACCTACCACACCCTGGACGAG ATCTATGACTTCATGGACCTGCTGGTGGCCGAGCACCCGCAGCTTGTCAGCAAGCTCCAGATTGGCAGCAGCTATGAAGGCCGTCCCATCTACGTGCTGAAG TTCAGCACTGGGGGAAGCAACCGTCCAGCCATCTGGATCGACTTAGGCATCCATTCCAGGGAGTGGATCACCCAGGCCACTGGGGTCTGGTTTGCAAAGAAG TTCACAGAAGACTACGGCCAGGACCCGACTTTCACTGCCATTCTTGACAGCATGGACATATTCTTGGAGATTGTCACCAACCCTGATGGTTTTGTCTTCACTCACAGCCAG AATCGATTGTGGCGCAAGACGCGATCTGTCACGAGCTCCCTCTGTGTTGGGGTGGACGCCAACCGGAACTGGGATGCCGGCTTTGGGA AGGCAGGAGCCAGCAGCAACCCCTGCTCAGAGACTTATCACGGCAAGTATGCCAATTCCGAAGTGGAGGTCAAGTCCATTGTGGACTTTGTGAAAGACCATGGGAACTTCAAGGCCTTCCTCTCCATCCACAGCTACTCCCAGCTCCTCCTCTATCCCTATGGCTACACAACACAATCAGTCTCTGACAAGAATGAGCTG AATCAGGTGGCTAAGTCTGCTGTTGAGGCCCTGAGCTCTCTGTATGGGACCAGCTATAAGTATGGCAGCATCATCACAACAATTT ACCAAGCCAGTGGAGGCAGCATTGACTGGTCCTACAACCAAGGCATCAAGTACTCCTTCACCTTTGAACTCCGGGACACGGGGCGCTATGGCTTCCTGCTGCCAGCCTCCCAGATCATCCCCACGGCCCAGGAGACATGGCTGGGGCTTCTGACCATCATGGAGCACACGCTGAATAACCCTTACTGA